From a region of the Mercurialis annua linkage group LG1-X, ddMerAnnu1.2, whole genome shotgun sequence genome:
- the LOC126661465 gene encoding B3 domain-containing transcription repressor VAL2 isoform X2: METPTTTCMNASCGAAAAASTSVNTDRRKGWRLRSGGFANLCDNCGTAFEQSTFCDLFHAKESGWRECTSCGKRLHCGCIASMFLLELLDGGGVNCVNCTMSSGHNSVIGDDKTNGCGTSRVSNVNELQYCDNQPGCERKLLQLSNVTEGVATRHLLQLHNEETSVSYRQMKQEDNLLPVGEIGSSSFSIFNQASNGLSLSVKPEILKPNIAAKDLYESLAQTNLSIALGSTFGNTNPFPGNVVDERTKSKASSPLQQGPRSRHLLPKPPKSALAAGLEANDSMVSQIRVARPPAEGRGRNQLLPRYWPRITDQELQQISADSNSTIVPLFEKVLSASDAGRIGRLVLPKACAEAYFPPISQPEGLPLRIQDVKGKEWVFQFRFWPNNNSRMYVLEGVTPCIQSMQLQAGDTVTFSRMDPEGKLVMGFRKAANSMAIQDIQPSVAPNGAHSSENFFSGVFENLPIISGYSGLLQSLKGCSDTHLSALSKHLHSSNGDISWHKPEKHEERSRENLLIPSLMVPERKRMRNIGSKNKRLLIDSLDALELTLTWEEAQDLLRPPPTAKPRIISIEDHDFEEYEEPPVFGKRSIFIVRTAGGQEQWAPCDSCSKWRRLPVDVLLPPKWTCADNIWDQCRCSCSAPDELTPRDLENLLRLNKDFKKQKITSTHRSAQELESCGLDALANAAILGDEGDPGTTVVATTTRHPRHRPGCSCIVCIQPPSGKGKHKPTCTCNVCMTVKRRFKTMMMRKKKRQSDREAEIAQRSQQFPGPKDEVEVDSSSKHVSPCQDPSENEAKSTNELESKSQSHNLSNKMVDSGKGHIDLNCQPDREEDPQARLTRMSMMGLLQVASLPLETYLKQNGLTSLVSEQQESSPPQAGESEGRVPEDSQIVSAVQELESGDEDNNEVGPEQSQNDPV, encoded by the exons ATGGAGACGCCGACGACGACGTGCATGAATGCGTCGTGTGGAGCTGCTGCGGCTGCTTCAACGTCGGTAAATACTGATCGGAGAAAAGGTTGGCGTTTACGATCTGGCGGTTTCGCCAATCTCTGCGATAACTGCGG AACTGCGTTTGAGCAATCAACATTTTGTGATCTTTTCCACGCAAAGGAGTCCGGCTGGAGGGAGTGTACTTCTTGCGGGAAG CGTCTGCATTGTGGATGCATTGCTTCCATGTTTCTGCTTGAGCTACTTGATGGTGGCGGTGTGAACTGTGTAAACTGTACAATGAGTTCGGGGCATAATTCT GTGATAGGAGATGATAAAACTAATGGATGCGGCACGTCGAGAGTTTCAAATGTTAACGAACTACAGTATTGTGATAACCAACCGGGTTGTGAAAGGAAGCTTCTTCAGTTAAGCAATGTAACTGAGGGTGTTGCCACCAGACATTTACTCCAATTACATAATGAAGAGACTAGTGTTTCTTATAGGCAAATGAAACAAGAGGATAATTTACTTCCTGTAGGAGAAATTGGAAGCTCAAGTTTCTCAATCTTTAACCAGGCATCAAATGGACTATCTCTAAGTGTCAAACCAGAGATTCTTAAACCAAACATCGCAGCAAAAGACTTGTATGAATCACTAGCACAAACAAACTTGAGTATTGCCCTGGGTTCCACTTTTGGGAACACAAATCCCTTTCCTGGAAATGTTGTTGATGAAAGGACTAAAAGTAAGGCATCATCTCCACTCCAGCAGGGGCCAAGGTCCCGCCATCTGCTACCCAAGCCCCCAAAGTCAGCCCTGGCTGCAGGTCTGGAGGCAAATGATAGCATGGTTTCACAGATACGTGTTGCTAGACCGCCTGCTGAAGGACGGGGACGGAATCAGTTGCTTCCGCGTTATTGGCCTAGGATAACAGACCAAGAGTTGCAGCAAATATCTGCAGA TTCGAATTCCACTATTGTGCCACTGTTTGAAAAGGTTCTTAGTGCAAGTGATGCTGGTCGAATTGGTAGATTGGTTCTCCCTAAAGCATGTGCAGAA GCATATTTTCCTCCTATCTCTCAACCGGAGGGTCTTCCTCTTAGGATTCAAGATGTCAAGGGGAAAGAATGGGTGTTTCAGTTTCGATTTTGGCCTAATAATAACAGCAGAATGTACGTTTTGGAGGGCGTAACCCCTTGCATACAGTCCATGCAGTTGCAAGCTGGAGATACCG TAACATTTAGCCGTATGGACCCAGAAGGAAAACTTGTTATGGGATTCAGGAAAGCAGCCAACTCTATGGCAATTCAG GACATCCAACCATCTGTCGCTCCTAATGGTGCTCATTCAAGTGAAAATTTCTTTTCGGGTGTTTTTGAGAATCTACCTATAATAAGCGGTTACTCTGGCCTTCTTCAGTCACTGAAGGGATGTAGTGATACACATTTAAGTGCACTATCCAAACATTTGCATTCATCTAATGGAGATATTAGCTGGCATAAACCTGAGAAACATGAAGAAAGGTCGAGGGAGAATTTGCTAATACCGTCATTAATGGTTCCAGAAAGAAAGAGAATGCGGAATATTGGGTCTAAAAATAAGAGGCTCTTAATTGATAGTCTAGATGCTTTGGAGCTTACACTGACATGGGAAGAGGCGCAGGACTTGCTCCGCCCACCACCAACTGCAAAGCCTCGGATTATCAGTATCGAGGATCATGATTTTGAAGAATATGAG GAACCTCCAGTTTTTGGGAAGAGAAGTATCTTCATAGTTCGCACAGCTGG GGGACAAGAGCAATGGGCTCCATGTGATAGCTGCTCTAAATGGCGAAGGTTGCCAGTTGATGTTCTCCTTCCACCTAAGTGGACATGTGCTGATAATATTTGGGATCAATGCAG GTGTTCATGTTCTGCCCCAGATGAATTGACTCCAAGGGATTTAGAGAATCTCCTCAGACTAAATAAGG ATTTCAAGAAACAAAAGATAACGAGTACGCATAGGTCAGCGCAGGAGCTAGAATCTTGCGGATTGGATGCTTTGGCTAATGCTGCAATCCTCGGAGACGAGGGTGATCCAGGCACCACAGTAGTAGCCACCACAACCAGACACCCGAGGCATCGGCCGGGTTGCTCCTGTATCGTGTGCATCCAGCCTCCAAGCGGTAAAGGGAAGCACAAGCCAACATGTACATGCAACGTCTGCATGACAGTTAAGCGTCGTTTTAAGACTATGATGATGCGGAAAAAGAAGCGTCAATCAGACCGGGAAGCAGAGATTGCTCAGAGAAGTCAACAATTTCCAGGTCCGAAAGATGAAGTCGAAGTAGACAGCAGCTCTAAGCATGTTTCCCCATGCCAGGATCCTTCCGAGAATGAAGCTAAGTCAACAAATGAGTTAGAATCTAAAAGTCAGAGCCACAATCTTTCGAACAAAATGGTCGACAGTGGGAAGGGGCACATAGACTTAAATTGTCAGCCAGACCGCGAAGAAGACCCACAAGCACGGTTAACTCGTATGAGTATGATGGGTCTTCTTCAAGTAGCAAGCCTTCCATTGGAGACATATTTGAAGCAGAATGGTCTTACAAGCTTGGTATCTGAGCAACAAGAAAGTTCACCTCCCCAAGCTGGAGAGAGCGAAGGACGAGTTCCGGAAGATTCTCAAATTGTTTCAGCTGTTCAAGAACTGGAGAGTGGAGATGAAGACAACAATGAAGTTGGACCAGAGCAAAGCCAAAATGATCCTGTGTGA
- the LOC126661465 gene encoding B3 domain-containing transcription repressor VAL2 isoform X1 translates to METPTTTCMNASCGAAAAASTSVNTDRRKGWRLRSGGFANLCDNCGTAFEQSTFCDLFHAKESGWRECTSCGKRLHCGCIASMFLLELLDGGGVNCVNCTMSSGHNSVIGDDKTNGCGTSRVSNVNELQYCDNQPGCERKLLQLSNVTEGVATRHLLQLHNEETSVSYRQMKQEDNLLPVGEIGSSSFSIFNQASNGLSLSVKPEILKPNIAAKDLYESLAQTNLSIALGSTFGNTNPFPGNVVDERTKSKASSPLQQGPRSRHLLPKPPKSALAAGLEANDSMVSQIRVARPPAEGRGRNQLLPRYWPRITDQELQQISADSNSTIVPLFEKVLSASDAGRIGRLVLPKACAEAYFPPISQPEGLPLRIQDVKGKEWVFQFRFWPNNNSRMYVLEGVTPCIQSMQLQAGDTVTFSRMDPEGKLVMGFRKAANSMAIQDIQPSVAPNGAHSSENFFSGVFENLPIISGYSGLLQSLKGCSDTHLSALSKHLHSSNGDISWHKPEKHEERSRENLLIPSLMVPERKRMRNIGSKNKRLLIDSLDALELTLTWEEAQDLLRPPPTAKPRIISIEDHDFEEYEEPPVFGKRSIFIVRTAGFIIRGQEQWAPCDSCSKWRRLPVDVLLPPKWTCADNIWDQCRCSCSAPDELTPRDLENLLRLNKDFKKQKITSTHRSAQELESCGLDALANAAILGDEGDPGTTVVATTTRHPRHRPGCSCIVCIQPPSGKGKHKPTCTCNVCMTVKRRFKTMMMRKKKRQSDREAEIAQRSQQFPGPKDEVEVDSSSKHVSPCQDPSENEAKSTNELESKSQSHNLSNKMVDSGKGHIDLNCQPDREEDPQARLTRMSMMGLLQVASLPLETYLKQNGLTSLVSEQQESSPPQAGESEGRVPEDSQIVSAVQELESGDEDNNEVGPEQSQNDPV, encoded by the exons ATGGAGACGCCGACGACGACGTGCATGAATGCGTCGTGTGGAGCTGCTGCGGCTGCTTCAACGTCGGTAAATACTGATCGGAGAAAAGGTTGGCGTTTACGATCTGGCGGTTTCGCCAATCTCTGCGATAACTGCGG AACTGCGTTTGAGCAATCAACATTTTGTGATCTTTTCCACGCAAAGGAGTCCGGCTGGAGGGAGTGTACTTCTTGCGGGAAG CGTCTGCATTGTGGATGCATTGCTTCCATGTTTCTGCTTGAGCTACTTGATGGTGGCGGTGTGAACTGTGTAAACTGTACAATGAGTTCGGGGCATAATTCT GTGATAGGAGATGATAAAACTAATGGATGCGGCACGTCGAGAGTTTCAAATGTTAACGAACTACAGTATTGTGATAACCAACCGGGTTGTGAAAGGAAGCTTCTTCAGTTAAGCAATGTAACTGAGGGTGTTGCCACCAGACATTTACTCCAATTACATAATGAAGAGACTAGTGTTTCTTATAGGCAAATGAAACAAGAGGATAATTTACTTCCTGTAGGAGAAATTGGAAGCTCAAGTTTCTCAATCTTTAACCAGGCATCAAATGGACTATCTCTAAGTGTCAAACCAGAGATTCTTAAACCAAACATCGCAGCAAAAGACTTGTATGAATCACTAGCACAAACAAACTTGAGTATTGCCCTGGGTTCCACTTTTGGGAACACAAATCCCTTTCCTGGAAATGTTGTTGATGAAAGGACTAAAAGTAAGGCATCATCTCCACTCCAGCAGGGGCCAAGGTCCCGCCATCTGCTACCCAAGCCCCCAAAGTCAGCCCTGGCTGCAGGTCTGGAGGCAAATGATAGCATGGTTTCACAGATACGTGTTGCTAGACCGCCTGCTGAAGGACGGGGACGGAATCAGTTGCTTCCGCGTTATTGGCCTAGGATAACAGACCAAGAGTTGCAGCAAATATCTGCAGA TTCGAATTCCACTATTGTGCCACTGTTTGAAAAGGTTCTTAGTGCAAGTGATGCTGGTCGAATTGGTAGATTGGTTCTCCCTAAAGCATGTGCAGAA GCATATTTTCCTCCTATCTCTCAACCGGAGGGTCTTCCTCTTAGGATTCAAGATGTCAAGGGGAAAGAATGGGTGTTTCAGTTTCGATTTTGGCCTAATAATAACAGCAGAATGTACGTTTTGGAGGGCGTAACCCCTTGCATACAGTCCATGCAGTTGCAAGCTGGAGATACCG TAACATTTAGCCGTATGGACCCAGAAGGAAAACTTGTTATGGGATTCAGGAAAGCAGCCAACTCTATGGCAATTCAG GACATCCAACCATCTGTCGCTCCTAATGGTGCTCATTCAAGTGAAAATTTCTTTTCGGGTGTTTTTGAGAATCTACCTATAATAAGCGGTTACTCTGGCCTTCTTCAGTCACTGAAGGGATGTAGTGATACACATTTAAGTGCACTATCCAAACATTTGCATTCATCTAATGGAGATATTAGCTGGCATAAACCTGAGAAACATGAAGAAAGGTCGAGGGAGAATTTGCTAATACCGTCATTAATGGTTCCAGAAAGAAAGAGAATGCGGAATATTGGGTCTAAAAATAAGAGGCTCTTAATTGATAGTCTAGATGCTTTGGAGCTTACACTGACATGGGAAGAGGCGCAGGACTTGCTCCGCCCACCACCAACTGCAAAGCCTCGGATTATCAGTATCGAGGATCATGATTTTGAAGAATATGAG GAACCTCCAGTTTTTGGGAAGAGAAGTATCTTCATAGTTCGCACAGCTGG CTTTATCATCAGGGGACAAGAGCAATGGGCTCCATGTGATAGCTGCTCTAAATGGCGAAGGTTGCCAGTTGATGTTCTCCTTCCACCTAAGTGGACATGTGCTGATAATATTTGGGATCAATGCAG GTGTTCATGTTCTGCCCCAGATGAATTGACTCCAAGGGATTTAGAGAATCTCCTCAGACTAAATAAGG ATTTCAAGAAACAAAAGATAACGAGTACGCATAGGTCAGCGCAGGAGCTAGAATCTTGCGGATTGGATGCTTTGGCTAATGCTGCAATCCTCGGAGACGAGGGTGATCCAGGCACCACAGTAGTAGCCACCACAACCAGACACCCGAGGCATCGGCCGGGTTGCTCCTGTATCGTGTGCATCCAGCCTCCAAGCGGTAAAGGGAAGCACAAGCCAACATGTACATGCAACGTCTGCATGACAGTTAAGCGTCGTTTTAAGACTATGATGATGCGGAAAAAGAAGCGTCAATCAGACCGGGAAGCAGAGATTGCTCAGAGAAGTCAACAATTTCCAGGTCCGAAAGATGAAGTCGAAGTAGACAGCAGCTCTAAGCATGTTTCCCCATGCCAGGATCCTTCCGAGAATGAAGCTAAGTCAACAAATGAGTTAGAATCTAAAAGTCAGAGCCACAATCTTTCGAACAAAATGGTCGACAGTGGGAAGGGGCACATAGACTTAAATTGTCAGCCAGACCGCGAAGAAGACCCACAAGCACGGTTAACTCGTATGAGTATGATGGGTCTTCTTCAAGTAGCAAGCCTTCCATTGGAGACATATTTGAAGCAGAATGGTCTTACAAGCTTGGTATCTGAGCAACAAGAAAGTTCACCTCCCCAAGCTGGAGAGAGCGAAGGACGAGTTCCGGAAGATTCTCAAATTGTTTCAGCTGTTCAAGAACTGGAGAGTGGAGATGAAGACAACAATGAAGTTGGACCAGAGCAAAGCCAAAATGATCCTGTGTGA
- the LOC126683246 gene encoding uncharacterized protein LOC126683246, whose translation MECCLSDEEFGDVVFELIFDFSFVAYLFILNCSLVYLRLLVGCFLVAHWMDSIAVFVQYNSFWNDKLKYTDFAVKGLLIPTDCSMQHLEELLAKQLQIDLEDTNMQIKYQVKEDYPPIIIQDDDALNFYFKMKGKSTDPTHFPLCIEIEQKIRDLSLYVSSSRSTHQNVNRNSTVCELQENSTNVDNFNSVSNIFQYAMDMGNLLDEDQEVQSPYIESTIINEIKATEIEEGQKYKDKNTLKTILSIYAINNHFQFRSYKSCKIEYIAICNEPGCEWKLRASRNKKSSVFIVRKFNNVHTCKVGERMADKRQATYDLVGNFIKDKYSNFKTVYTPADIIRDMKKEYGVELSYQTAWRSKERGLELTRGHPADSYKLLPSYLHALKTTNPGSVAELETREDRFLYVFISLNASIKGWGFCKPIIVVDGTFLKAAYGGTLLTAATQDAANKIFPLAFCVVDSENDASWEWFFNKLRETFGVREGMCIISDRHDSIKKAIENVFPEAHHGICTYHLFNNVKARYRRAKGEIREQFFGAAKAYTIEQFEKHMAELDKFDPKIREYLTEVGFKKWTTVHSTSNRYSTMTSNIAESLNATNIAARELPITTMLEFLRSLVQKWTHANRNCARSLKTDMTKVAEDILNESYIRSLNLTVSPANDNIYTVTKTKTPFSVNLDTQTCCCRRFQTDKIPCAHAVAVIRKYNKDPLFYCSKYYMKETYFNTYIHTVYPMTNKSTWNTPQEVKDIIVLPPESRTKSGRPKKKRIVAGHEKRLKNTCTVCKKKGHNKKTCKRSL comes from the exons GGATGGATAGTATTGCAGTTTTTGTTCAGTACAATAGTTTTTGGAATGATAAGCTGAAATACACAGATTTTGCTGTTAAAGGACTTCTAATTCCAACAGATTGTAGCATGCAACATCTTGAAGAATTACTAGCCAAACAACTACAAATAGATTTAGAAGATACAAATATGCAAATCAAGTATCAG GTCAAAGAAGACTATCCACCAATAATAATACAAGATGATGATGCTTTAAATTTCTACTTTAAGATGAAAGGAAAATCAACAGATCCAACACACTTCCCACTCTGCAttgaaattgaacaaaaaataagAGATCTATCATTGTATGTATCATCGTCAAGATCAACACACCAGAATGTCAACAGAAATTCAACAGTCTGTGAACTCCAAGAGAATTCAACAAATGTTGATAATTTTAATTCagtttcaaatatatttcagtATGCAATGGACATGGGAAATCTGTTAGATGAGGATCAAGAAGTGCAGAGTCCTTACATAGAAAGTACGATCATTAATGAAATAAAGGCGACAGAAATTGAAGAAGGTCAAAAATACAAAGACAAGAACACACTAAAGACTATACTAAGCATTTACGCGATCAACAATCATTTTCAGTTCAGATCTTACAAGTCGTGCAAAATTGAGTACATAGCAATATGCAATGAGCCTGGCTGTGAATGGAAATTGAGAGCGTcgagaaataaaaaatcaagTGTATTCATTGTGCGAAAATTTAACAATGTACACACTTGCAAAGTTGGGGAAAGGATGGCCGATAAAAGGCAGGCAACATATGATTTGGTTGGAAACTTCATAAAGGATAAGTACTCAAACTTCAAGACTGTTTACACGCCTGCCGATATTATTAGAGATATGAAGAAGGAATATGGAGTCGAACTAAGCTACCAAACAGCATGGAGATCAAAAGAGAGGGGATTAGAGCTCACGAGAGGACATCCAGCTGATTCATACAAATTGCTGCCTTCTTATCTACACGCGCTGAAAACAACAAATCCCGGGTCTGTTGCTGAATTGGAAACAAGAGAAGACAGATTTCTTTATGTTTTCATATCATTGAATGCATCAATTAAAGGATGGGGTTTTTGCAAGCCGATAATTGTAGTCGATGGTACGTTCCTCAAAGCAGCTTATGGAGGAACTCTTCTAACGGCAGCTACTCAAGATGCAGCAAATAAGATTTTTCCTCTTGCATTTTGTGTGGTAGATTCTGAAAACGATGCTTCGTGGGAGTGGTTTTTTAACAAACTTAGAGAAACATTCGGCGTGAGGGAAGGAATGTGCATTATCTCGGATCGACATGACAGTATTAAAAAAGCAATTGAAAACGTATTCCCGGAAGCACATCATGGGATTTGTACATACCATCTTTTCAACAATGTCAAAGCAAGATATAGAAGAGCGAAAGGTGAAATCAGAGAACAATTTTTTGGGGCAGCCAAAGCTTACACGATTGAGCAATTTGAAAAACACATGGCGGAACTTGACAAATTTGACCCCAAAATAAGGGAGTACCTCACTGAAGTGGGTTTCAAAAAATGGACGACAGTCCATTCCACCAGCAATAGGTATTCAACAATGACTTCAAACATTGCAGAATCTTTAAATGCAACAAACATAGCTGCAAGAGAACTGCCCATAACGACGATGCTCGAATTTCTACGTTCGCTTGTGCAAAAGTGGACTCATGCAAATAGAAACTGTGCAAGATCATTAAAAACAGATATGACAAAAGTGGCTGAGGATATATTGAATGAAAGCTATATTCGATCTCTGAATCTGACG GTAAGCCCTGCAAATGACAATATATATACTGTCACTAAAACAAAAACTCCCTTCTCGGTCAATTTGGACACACAGACATGCTGCTGCCGAAGATTTCAAACAGACAAAATACCGTGTGCGCACGCAGTTGCTGTAATCAGGAAATACAACAAAGATCCTTTGTTCTATTGTTCAAAGTACTACATGAAGGAGACGTATTTCAACACGTACATTCACACTGTGTATCCAATGACGAATAAGTCAACATGGAATACACCTCAAGAAGTAAAAGATATAATCGTGCTGCCTCCGGAATCAAGAACAAAATCGGGGAGACCGAAGAAGAAACGCATAGTGGCAGGACATGAAAAAAGGTTAAAGAATACATGCACGGTTTGCAAGAAGAAGGgtcacaataaaaaaacatgcaaACGATCACTATAA